The Equus przewalskii isolate Varuska unplaced genomic scaffold, EquPr2 ChrUn-10, whole genome shotgun sequence genome window below encodes:
- the LOC103547913 gene encoding mucin-2-like: protein MHQQRDTEKKTGRTQMTNMNKQPTTLEQTETKLPLLQSIEKMDESQRIQSDPPPPVQDTTTDPPSATQETARDTRPPSEGAVPATASLSPPTDAQTLGPPEDTGPVTDSLPTALAAQGLITQRRPLEDTPTRPVGSHGRAPEEGRNPGPSTQRTAPDTQARHTDDHPPGPGPPDSAHPVPARPATAKDTQKLQVHNPGPPTGGLRPAQGTSMALPTASQEIARGTQGPTKGRQPATGTPTPPTDTQGPAPEKHRAAATSSRPTAPDTPGPHTDRPRPEPLAAGAGDPVLVRAVRARDTQRIQSDPPPPVQDTTTDPPSATQETARDTRPPSEGAVPATASLSPPTDAQTLGPPEDTGPVTDSLPTALAAQGLITQRRPLEDTPTRPVGSHGRAPEEGRNPGPSTQRTAPDTQARHTDDHPPGPGPPDSAHPVPARPATAKDTQKLQVHNPGPPTGGLRPAQGTSMALPTASQEIARGTQGPTKGRQPATGTPTPPTDTQGPAPEKHRAAATSSRPTAPDTPGPHTDRPRPEPLAAGAGDPVLVRAVRARDTQRIQSDPPPPVQDTTTDPPSATQETARDTRPPSEGAVPATASLSPPTDAQTLGPPEDTGPVTDSLPTALAAQGLITQRRPLEDTPTRPVGSHGRAPEEGRNPGPSTQRTAPDTQARHTDDHPPGPGPPDSAHPVPARPATAKDTQKLQVHNPGPPTGGLRPAQGTSMALPTASQEIARGTQGPTKGRQPATGTPTPPTDTQGPAPEKHRAAATSSRPTAPDTPGPHTDRPRPEPLAAGAGDPVLVRAVRARDTQRIQSDPPPPVQDTTTDPPSATQETARDTRPPSEGAVPATASLSPPTDAQTLGPPEDTGPVTDSLPTALAAQGLITQRRPLEDTPTRPVGSHGRAPEEGRNPGPSTQRTAPDTQARHTDDHPPGPGPPDSAHPVPARPATAKDTQKLQVHNPGPPTGGLRPAQGTSMALPTASQEIARGTQGPTKGRQPATGTPTPPTDTQGPAPEKHRAAATSSRPTAPDTPGPHTDRPRPEPLAAGAGDPVLVRAVRARDTQRIQSDPPPPVQDTTTDPPSATQETARDTRPPSEGAVPATASLSPPTDAQTLGPPEDTGPVTDSLPTALAAQGLITQRRPLEDTPTRPVGSHGRAPEEGRNPGPSTQRTAPDTQARHTDDHPPGPGPPDSAHPVPARPATAKDTQKLQVHNPGPPTGGLRPAQGTSMALPTASQEIARGTQGPTKGRQPATGTPTPPTDTQGPAPEKHRAAATSSRPTAPDTPGPHTDRPRPEPLAAGAGDPVLVRAVRARDTQRIQSDPPPPVQDTTTDPPSATQETARDTRPPSEGAVPATASLSPPTDAQTLGPPEDTGPVTDSLPTALAAQGLITQRRPLEDTPTRPVGSHGRAPEEGRNPGPSTQRTAPDTQARHTDDHPPGPGPPDSAHPVPARPATAKDTQKLQVHNPGPPTGGLRPAQGTSMALPTASQEIARGTQGPTKGRQPATGTPTPPTDTQGPAPEKHRAAATSSRPTAPDTPGPHTDRPRPEPLAAGAGDPVLVRAVRARDTQRIQSDPPPPVQDTTTDPPSATQETARDTRPPSEGAVPATASLSPPTDAQTLGPPEDTGPVTDSLPTALAAQGLITQRRPLEDTPTRPVGSHGRAPEEGRNPGPSTQRTAPDTQARHTDDHPPGPGPPDSAHPVPARPATAKDTQKLQVHNPGPPTGGLRPAQGTSMALPTASQEIARGTQGPTKGRQPATGTPTPPTDTQGPAPEKHRAAATSSRPTAPDTPGPHTDRPRPEPLAAGAGDPVLVRAVRARDTQRIQSDPPPPVQDTTTDPPSATQETARDTRPPSEGAVPATASLSPPTDAQTLGPPEDTGPVTDSLPTALAAQGLITQRRPLEDTPTRPVGSHGRAPEEGRNPGPSTQRTAPDTQARHTDDHPPGPGPPDSAHPVPARPATAKDTQKLQVHNPGPPTGGLRPAQGTSMALPTASQEIARGTQGPTKGRQPATGTPTPPTDTQGPAPEKHRAAATSSRPTAPDTPGPHTDRPRPEPLAAGAGDPVLVRAVRARDTQRIQSDPPPPVQDTTTDPPSATQETARDTRPPSEGAVPATASLSPPTDAQTLGPPEDTGPVTDSLPTALAAQGLITQRRPLEDTPTRPVGSHGRAPEEGRNPGPSTQRTAPDTQARHTDDHPPGPGPPDSAHPVPARPATAKDTQKLQVHNPGPPTGGLRPAQGTSMALPTASQEIARGTQGPTKGRQPATGTPTPPTDTQGPAPEKHRAAATSSRPTAPDTPGPHTDRPRPEPLAAGAGDPVLVRAVRARDTQRIQSDPPPPVQDTTTDPPSATQETARDTRPPSEGAVPATASLSPPTDAQTLGPPEDTGPVTDSLPTALAAQGLITQRRPLEDTPTRPVGSHGRAPEEGRNPGPSTQRTAPDTQARHTDDHPPGPGPPDSAHPVPARPATAKDTQKLQVHNPGPPTGGLRPAQGTSMALPTASQEIARGTQGPTKGRQPATGTPTPPTDTQGPAPEKHRAAATSSRPTAPDTPGPHTDRPRPEPLAAGAGDPVLVRAVRARDTQRIQSDPPPPVQDTTTDPPSATQETARDTRPPSEGAVPATASLSPPTDAQTLGPPEDTGPVTDSLPTALAAQGLITQRRPLEDTPTRPVGSHGRAPEEGRNPGPSTQRTAPDTQALLMDRPPPHPVAAEIRDPILVKPVIV, encoded by the coding sequence atgcatcaacagagagatacagagaagaaaacaggaaggacTCAAATGACGAACATGAACAAACAGCCTACGACTCTAGAACAAACCGAAACAAAGCTTCCACTACTACAGAGCATAGAGAAAATGGACGAGAGTCAGAGGATTCAGAGCGACCCTCCGCCTCCGGTTCAGGACACCACCACGGATCCGCCTTCGGCCACGCAGGAGACAGCGCGAGACACTCGGCCTCCCAGCGAGGGCGCAGTGCCCGCCACGGCCAGTCTGAGTCCGCCCACGGACGCTCAGACTCTGGGGCCGCCGGAAGACACGGGTCCAGTCACGGACAGTCTCCCGACAGCTCTGGCCGCTCAGGGCCTCATCACGCAGAGGCGTCCTCTCGAGGACACACCGACTCGGCCCGTGGGCAGTCACGGTCGAGCaccagaggaaggcaggaatcCCGGCCCGAGCACTCAGCGGACAGCTCCCGACACTCAGGCGCGGCACACGGACGACCATCCTCCGGGTCCAGGCCCGCCGGACAGCGCGCATCCAGTGCCAGCCAGGCCAGCGACAGCGAAGGACACTCAGAAGCTTCAGGTACACAATCCCGGTCCACCCACGGGAGGTCTGCGTCCGGCTCAAGGAACCAGCATGGCTCTACCCACGGCCAGTCAGGAGATAGCGCGAGGCACTCAGGGTCCCACCAagggcaggcagccagccacAGGCACTCCGACTCCGCCCACGGACACTCAGGGTCCAGCACCAGAGAAACACAGGGCCGCCGCCACGAGCAGTCGGCCGACAGCTCCCGACACTCCGGGACCGCACACGGACAGGCCTCGTCCGGAGCCGCTGGCAGCAGGCGCCGGGGATCCAGTCCTAGTCAGGGCAGTGAGAGCGAGGGACACTCAGAGGATTCAGAGCGACCCTCCGCCTCCGGTTCAGGACACCACCACGGATCCGCCTTCGGCCACGCAGGAGACAGCGCGAGACACTCGGCCTCCCAGCGAGGGCGCAGTGCCCGCCACGGCCAGTCTGAGTCCGCCCACGGACGCTCAGACTCTGGGGCCGCCGGAAGACACGGGTCCAGTCACGGACAGTCTCCCGACAGCTCTGGCCGCTCAGGGCCTCATCACGCAGAGGCGTCCTCTCGAGGACACACCGACTCGGCCCGTGGGCAGTCACGGTCGAGCaccagaggaaggcaggaatcCCGGCCCGAGCACTCAGCGGACAGCTCCCGACACTCAGGCGCGGCACACGGACGACCATCCTCCGGGTCCAGGCCCGCCGGACAGCGCGCATCCAGTGCCAGCCAGGCCAGCGACAGCGAAGGACACTCAGAAGCTTCAGGTACACAATCCCGGTCCACCCACGGGAGGTCTGCGTCCGGCTCAAGGAACCAGCATGGCTCTACCCACGGCCAGTCAGGAGATAGCGCGAGGCACTCAGGGTCCCACCAagggcaggcagccagccacAGGCACTCCGACTCCGCCCACGGACACTCAGGGTCCAGCACCAGAGAAACACAGGGCCGCCGCCACGAGCAGTCGGCCGACAGCTCCCGACACTCCGGGACCGCACACGGACAGGCCTCGTCCGGAGCCGCTGGCAGCAGGCGCCGGGGATCCAGTCCTAGTCAGGGCAGTGAGAGCGAGGGACACTCAGAGGATTCAGAGCGACCCTCCGCCTCCGGTTCAGGACACCACCACGGATCCGCCTTCGGCCACGCAGGAGACAGCGCGAGACACTCGGCCTCCCAGCGAGGGCGCAGTGCCCGCCACGGCCAGTCTGAGTCCGCCCACGGACGCTCAGACTCTGGGGCCGCCGGAAGACACGGGTCCAGTCACGGACAGTCTCCCGACAGCTCTGGCCGCTCAGGGTCTCATCACGCAGAGGCGTCCTCTCGAGGACACACCGACTCGGCCCGTGGGCAGTCACGGTCGAGCaccagaggaaggcaggaatcCCGGCCCGAGCACTCAGCGGACAGCTCCCGACACTCAGGCGCGGCACACGGACGACCATCCTCCGGGTCCAGGCCCGCCGGACAGCGCGCATCCAGTGCCAGCCAGGCCAGCGACAGCGAAGGACACTCAGAAGCTTCAGGTACACAATCCCGGTCCACCCACGGGAGGTCTGCGTCCGGCTCAAGGAACCAGCATGGCTCTACCCACGGCCAGTCAGGAGATAGCGCGAGGCACTCAGGGTCCCACCAagggcaggcagccagccacAGGCACTCCGACTCCGCCCACGGACACTCAGGGTCCAGCACCAGAGAAACACAGGGCCGCCGCCACGAGCAGTCGGCCGACAGCTCCCGACACTCCGGGACCGCACACGGACAGGCCTCGTCCGGAGCCGCTGGCAGCAGGCGCCGGGGATCCAGTCCTAGTCAGGGCAGTGAGAGCGAGGGACACTCAGAGGATTCAGAGCGACCCTCCGCCTCCGGTTCAGGACACCACCACGGATCCGCCTTCGGCCACGCAGGAGACAGCGCGAGACACTCGGCCTCCCAGCGAGGGCGCAGTGCCCGCCACGGCCAGTCTGAGTCCGCCCACGGACGCTCAGACTCTGGGGCCGCCGGAAGACACGGGTCCAGTCACGGACAGTCTCCCGACAGCTCTGGCCGCTCAGGGTCTCATCACGCAGAGGCGTCCTCTCGAGGACACACCGACTCGGCCCGTGGGCAGTCACGGTCGAGCaccagaggaaggcaggaatcCCGGCCCGAGCACTCAGCGGACAGCTCCCGACACTCAGGCGCGGCACACGGACGACCATCCTCCGGGTCCAGGCCCGCCGGACAGCGCGCATCCAGTGCCAGCCAGGCCAGCGACAGCGAAGGACACTCAGAAGCTTCAGGTACACAATCCCGGTCCACCCACGGGAGGTCTGCGTCCGGCTCAAGGAACCAGCATGGCTCTACCCACGGCCAGTCAGGAGATAGCGCGAGGCACTCAGGGTCCCACCAagggcaggcagccagccacAGGCACTCCGACTCCGCCCACGGACACTCAGGGTCCAGCACCAGAGAAACACAGGGCCGCCGCCACGAGCAGTCGGCCGACAGCTCCCGACACTCCGGGACCGCACACGGACAGGCCTCGTCCGGAGCCGCTGGCAGCAGGCGCCGGGGATCCAGTCCTAGTCAGGGCAGTGAGAGCGAGGGACACTCAGAGGATTCAGAGCGACCCTCCGCCTCCGGTTCAGGACACCACCACGGATCCGCCTTCGGCCACGCAGGAGACAGCGCGAGACACTCGGCCTCCCAGCGAGGGCGCAGTGCCCGCCACGGCCAGTCTGAGTCCGCCCACGGACGCTCAGACTCTGGGGCCGCCGGAAGACACGGGTCCAGTCACGGACAGTCTCCCGACAGCTCTGGCCGCTCAGGGCCTCATCACGCAGAGGCGTCCTCTCGAGGACACACCGACTCGGCCCGTGGGCAGTCACGGTCGAGCaccagaggaaggcaggaatcCCGGCCCGAGCACTCAGCGGACAGCTCCCGACACTCAGGCGCGGCACACGGACGACCATCCTCCGGGTCCAGGCCCGCCGGACAGCGCGCATCCAGTGCCAGCCAGGCCAGCGACAGCGAAGGACACTCAGAAGCTTCAGGTACACAATCCCGGTCCACCCACGGGAGGTCTGCGTCCGGCTCAAGGAACCAGCATGGCTCTACCCACGGCCAGTCAGGAGATAGCGCGAGGCACTCAGGGTCCCACCAagggcaggcagccagccacAGGCACTCCGACTCCGCCCACGGACACTCAGGGTCCAGCACCAGAGAAACACAGGGCCGCCGCCACGAGCAGTCGGCCGACAGCTCCCGACACTCCGGGACCGCACACGGACAGGCCTCGTCCGGAGCCGCTGGCAGCAGGCGCCGGGGATCCAGTCCTAGTCAGGGCAGTGAGAGCGAGGGACACTCAGAGGATTCAGAGCGACCCTCCGCCTCCGGTTCAGGACACCACCACGGATCCGCCTTCGGCCACGCAGGAGACAGCGCGAGACACTCGGCCTCCCAGCGAGGGCGCAGTGCCCGCCACGGCCAGTCTGAGTCCGCCCACGGACGCTCAGACTCTGGGGCCGCCGGAAGACACGGGTCCAGTCACGGACAGTCTCCCGACAGCTCTGGCCGCTCAGGGCCTCATCACGCAGAGGCGTCCTCTCGAGGACACACCGACTCGGCCCGTGGGCAGTCACGGTCGAGCaccagaggaaggcaggaatcCCGGCCCGAGCACTCAGCGGACAGCTCCCGACACTCAGGCGCGGCACACGGACGACCATCCTCCGGGTCCAGGCCCGCCGGACAGCGCGCATCCAGTGCCAGCCAGGCCAGCGACAGCGAAGGACACTCAGAAGCTTCAGGTACACAATCCCGGTCCACCCACGGGAGGTCTGCGTCCGGCTCAAGGAACCAGCATGGCTCTACCCACGGCCAGTCAGGAGATAGCGCGAGGCACTCAGGGTCCCACCAagggcaggcagccagccacAGGCACTCCGACTCCGCCCACGGACACTCAGGGTCCAGCACCAGAGAAACACAGGGCCGCCGCCACGAGCAGTCGGCCGACAGCTCCCGACACTCCGGGACCGCACACGGACAGGCCTCGTCCGGAGCCGCTGGCAGCAGGCGCCGGGGATCCAGTCCTAGTCAGGGCAGTGAGAGCGAGGGACACTCAGAGGATTCAGAGCGACCCTCCGCCTCCGGTTCAGGACACCACCACGGATCCGCCTTCGGCCACGCAGGAGACAGCGCGAGACACTCGGCCTCCCAGCGAGGGCGCAGTGCCCGCCACGGCCAGTCTGAGTCCGCCCACGGACGCTCAGACTCTGGGGCCGCCGGAAGACACGGGTCCAGTCACGGACAGTCTCCCGACAGCTCTGGCCGCTCAGGGCCTCATCACGCAGAGGCGTCCTCTCGAGGACACACCGACTCGGCCCGTGGGCAGTCACGGTCGAGCaccagaggaaggcaggaatcCCGGCCCGAGCACTCAGCGGACAGCTCCCGACACTCAGGCGCGGCACACGGACGACCATCCTCCGGGTCCAGGCCCGCCGGACAGCGCGCATCCAGTGCCAGCCAGGCCAGCGACAGCGAAGGACACTCAGAAGCTTCAGGTACACAATCCCGGTCCACCCACGGGAGGTCTGCGTCCGGCTCAAGGAACCAGCATGGCTCTACCCACGGCCAGTCAGGAGATAGCGCGAGGCACTCAGGGTCCCACCAagggcaggcagccagccacAGGCACTCCGACTCCGCCCACGGACACTCAGGGTCCAGCACCAGAGAAACACAGGGCCGCCGCCACGAGCAGTCGGCCGACAGCTCCCGACACTCCGGGACCGCACACGGACAGGCCTCGTCCGGAGCCGCTGGCAGCAGGCGCCGGGGATCCAGTCCTAGTCAGGGCAGTGAGAGCGAGGGACACTCAGAGGATTCAGAGCGACCCTCCGCCTCCGGTTCAGGACACCACCACGGATCCGCCTTCGGCCACGCAGGAGACAGCGCGAGACACTCGGCCTCCCAGCGAGGGCGCAGTGCCCGCCACGGCCAGTCTGAGTCCGCCCACGGACGCTCAGACTCTGGGGCCGCCGGAAGACACGGGTCCAGTCACGGACAGTCTCCCGACAGCTCTGGCCGCTCAGGGCCTCATCACGCAGAGGCGTCCTCTCGAGGACACACCGACTCGGCCCGTGGGCAGTCACGGTCGAGCaccagaggaaggcaggaatcCCGGCCCGAGCACTCAGCGGACAGCTCCCGACACTCAGGCGCGGCACACGGACGACCATCCTCCGGGTCCAGGCCCGCCGGACAGCGCGCATCCAGTGCCAGCCAGGCCAGCGACAGCGAAGGACACTCAGAAGCTTCAGGTACACAATCCCGGTCCACCCACGGGAGGTCTGCGTCCGGCTCAAGGAACCAGCATGGCTCTACCCACGGCCAGTCAGGAGATAGCGCGAGGCACTCAGGGTCCCACCAagggcaggcagccagccacAGGCACTCCGACTCCGCCCACGGACACTCAGGGTCCAGCACCAGAGAAACACAGGGCCGCCGCCACGAGCAGTCGGCCGACAGCTCCCGACACTCCGGGACCGCACACGGACAGGCCTCGTCCGGAGCCGCTGGCAGCAGGCGCCGGGGATCCAGTCCTAGTCAGGGCAGTGAGAGCGAGGGACACTCAGAGGATTCAGAGCGACCCTCCGCCTCCGGTTCAGGACACCACCACGGATCCGCCTTCGGCCACGCAGGAGACAGCGCGAGACACTCGGCCTCCCAGCGAGGGCGCAGTGCCCGCCACGGCCAGTCTGAGTCCGCCCACGGACGCTCAGACTCTGGGGCCGCCGGAAGACACGGGTCCAGTCACGGACAGTCTCCCGACAGCTCTGGCCGCTCAGGGCCTCATCACGCAGAGGCGTCCTCTCGAGGACACACCGACTCGGCCCGTGGGCAGTCACGGTCGAGCaccagaggaaggcaggaatcCCGGCCCGAGCACTCAGCGGACAGCTCCCGACACTCAGGCGCGGCACACGGACGACCATCCTCCGGGTCCAGGCCCGCCGGACAGCGCGCATCCAGTGCCAGCCAGGCCAGCGACAGCGAAGGACACTCAGAAGCTTCAGGTACACAATCCCGGTCCACCCACGGGAGGTCTGCGTCCGGCTCAAGGAACCAGCATGGCTCTACCCACGGCCAGTCAGGAGATAGCGCGAGGCACTCAGGGTCCCACCAagggcaggcagccagccacAGGCACTCCGACTCCGCCCACGGACACTCAGGGTCCAGCACCAGAGAAACACAGGGCCGCCGCCACGAGCAGTCGGCCGACAGCTCCCGACACTCCGGGACCGCACACGGACAGGCCTCGTCCGGAGCCGCTGGCAGCAGGCGCCGGGGATCCAGTCCTAGTCAGGGCAGTGAGAGCGAGGGACACTCAGAGGATTCAGAGCGACCCTCCGCCTCCGGTTCAGGACACCACCACGGATCCGCCTTCGGCCACGCAGGAGACAGCGCGAGACACTCGGCCTCCCAGCGAGGGCGCAGTGCCCGCCACGGCCAGTCTGAGTCCGCCCACGGACGCTCAGACTCTGGGGCCGCCGGAAGACACGGGTCCAGTCACGGACAGTCTCCCGACAGCTCTGGCCGCTCAGGGCCTCATCACGCAGAGGCGTCCTCTCGAGGACACACCGACTCGGCCCGTGGGCAGTCACGGTCGAGCaccagaggaaggcaggaatcCCGGCCCGAGCACTCAGCGGACAGCTCCCGACACTCAGGCGCGGCACACGGACGACCATCCTCCGGGTCCAGGCCCGCCGGACAGCGCGCATCCAGTGCCAGCCAGGCCAGCGACAGCGAAGGACACTCAGAAGCTTCAGGTACACAATCCCGGTCCACCCACGGGAGGTCTGCGTCCGGCTCAAGGAACCAGCATGGCTCTACCCACGGCCAGTCAGGAGATAGCGCGAGGCACTCAGGGTCCCACCAagggcaggcagccagccacAGGCACTCCGACTCCGCCCACGGACACTCAGGGTCCAGCACCAGAGAAACACAGGGCCGCCGCCACGAGCAGTCGGCCGACAGCTCCCGACACTCCGGGACCGCACACGGACAGGCCTCGTCCGGAGCCGCTGGCAGCAGGCGCCGGGGATCCAGTCCTAGTCAGGGCAGTGAGAGCGAGGGACACTCAGAGGATTCAGAGCGACCCTCCGCCTCCGGTTCAGGACACCACCACGGATCCGCCTTCGGCCACGCAGGAGACAGCGCGAGACACTCGGCCTCCCAGCGAGGGCGCAGTGCCCGCCACGGCCAGTCTGAGTCCGCCCACGGACGCTCAGACTCTGGGGCCGCCGGAAGACACGGGTCCAGTCACGGACAGTCTCCCGACAGCTCTGGCCGCTCAGGGCCTCATCACGCAGAGGCGTCCTCTCGAGGACACACCGACTCGGCCCGTGGGCAGTCACGGTCGAGCaccagaggaaggcaggaatcCCGGCCCGAGCACTCAGCGGACAGCTCCCGACACTCAGGCACTGCTCATGGACCGACCTCCTCCACATCCAGTAGCAGCAGAAATCAGAGATCCAATTTTAGTGAAGCCGGTGATAGTGTGA